DNA from Prunus persica cultivar Lovell chromosome G6, Prunus_persica_NCBIv2, whole genome shotgun sequence:
GGGGATTTACAAATTCATATATGCTTCGCGTAATTCTCCATTGATTTGGGATTGATTCGACTCGCTGACTTCAATTCCATATATGCCTACGGAGGTTCTATTTCCTCAACTATGGTGGATTTCAGATTATTAGTTGCGTTCCTGCTATTTGGATCCTATGGATGTTCTTTTGGTATGTCTGTTGTTCATcctctgtctctctgattTCAATAATTGTAGAAATACTATGTTCAAATATTCAAGCTTTCTATCCACCTTTGATAGTTATTGTAGCTGCTCCCTGTTCTTGCTATAACATCACTATTCTTGAATACATCACCGTAGACCAAATATTGACGGttcatttgttatttttactttgtcaattttctaGTGCATCCAAAATCTCAGTACCCCTATTCTTGACTCTTCAATCCCACTTCTTTGGAGAACAAGAAAAtcttcaatcaatcaatccttACATGGTTCTGTCACAATTCTCTTCTCACTCTTCTTATCTCAGGGGACAAAAAATTTCCCATTTCTCATTCTCTTCTCACTCTTCTTATCTCAGGGGACAAAGAATTTCCCATATCTCATTCTCTTCTATCTCTTTTCTCCAATATCTAAGGCAACAAAAGAATTTTTCAATTCTTCCTCTTTCCTATCTCATTTCTACAATCtccaagggtacaacagaatTTCCCaattcttcctcttttctatGTCCTTTCTACAATCTCTCTGATTAGTGAACAAATGGATTtccaatttcttctttctttctatctcctttctttaaattttcagGGAATAAAGAATTTCCCTCTTCTCTTATTCTATCTCTTTCTATATGTGGGGGTCTGATTACATAATTGATTTGACTTGCTTATTGAGGATGCAATTATTTGGCAGATTTGGGATACTTGATGGTTTATACAGTGAATCCGTTGGTAAATCTCATAGGCACACAGTTAATCATTTGTTATCAATAAGGTTGTGAAATTCGTTGACTGGAAGAGTTGATAGAGCATGTATTATGCCTCTGATATTACTTGTTGATCAGTTGCCAAAGTTTGATGGGGTGTATTTGAGTTGTCTGTGGtttctctactctctctgGATCAGTGGAAGGTTTAGCATGTCTTCATTGGAGGAAAAATGATGGCCTGGAGttggttcttttattttttattttttatatgtgtCAATTTGGCCAACTTTGCTGGGTTATGCTTCACATGAGTACTCTTATGTCTCAAGCTTTGGATTGGTGctccaaacacaaaaaaaaaaaaaaaaaaaaaaagtatgctCTGCTTCAACTATAGCAACATTCAACGATTTTTCTGCTTCTTTGGTTTAAGCATTGTTCTAATCTCATGGTTGGATTCTCCACCCATGATCTTGCGGGGGGATGTTAGAGTATGTAGAGCTAGGATTGTGACAAGTGTCACTTAGTCATTGACTGATGTTAGAATTAGTTAGTAAGCTGTTGTAATCAGTTAGAGCCTTATAAAGCTTAACTCTCTGTATTGTAGTGTAATATGAGAAATAATACAGAAAGGTTCATCTTCTtaattctctctctattttcacTTTCGTTAACAAGCCTCAGCCACACTACCCAAGCAGCCAcccacttctctctctctctctctctctctctctctctctctctctctctgttccaCCCACCCAACGACACTGCCCAGATTTATCCCCAAAAAGGCGAGGCCTTCTACACCCCTAGCCAAATTCACACCGCCtctttgctaaaatatgaatatggtttgaatgtattagTCCATGGCAGCGGAAGAATTTTAAGGGTAAAACAAATATGTGTTTAGGAATTTGAAGATATGAGGGATGTGTATGGAGATCTGAATTTGGAAAAGATAAAGGTATGTGTATAAGATTTGAGGGTATGTGTATAGGGATTTGGATAAGAGGATTTGAGGACTTTAGATTtgagggatttggatttggggaaaaaatatgaggaatttgatttagggttttggatttgaatatgagaaatttgagataaggGTTTAGAGACAACTGACGAtcgattgctctgataccatgctaaaatatgaatatggtttgaatgtattagtttaatcttatttttttttttccataaggaggtatatatataggagtttacaaGGTGCTATACAAGTAATTAGatacagtaaagaattaggaaagtatctcctaattaaacaatgatttatcaattATGTAATCAGACCCCCCCATATAGAAAGTGAAATATGTAATCTCCATTTGAAAGTGAAATATAGATGACGATTTGAGCAGCTAGTTTTGTGGATGTTGGTTTTCTTTGCAGATTCAATTCCTTAGTTTCAAATGCTCATCACGAGGACCGAGATTTTCTATATCCTATGTGATcgtatattttgtttttgtttccgtGTGGGGGTAAATCTGGTTCTGCCTTTCCAACATGCATACTTGTTCTGATGCTTGCTTTCTTTAggaagagacagagagagagagaagtgggTGGCATGAAGGTTGATCAAATTTAAGGCTTTTCCTTAAATGGAACAATGATTGTTGCTGGTCTTTAACACATTGGCTGTGTCAAATTAGAGACTATGTTGAGAAGAATATTTCTCAGTGTATAGACAGAGCTAGAAGGCTAAGAATATATAGAGAGATTTACAAACCCTACAAGGAATCCTAGGTTTACTTGGAGACTACTcctaaatcaattacaatcaattacagaaaagaaaataaagaaacttcctaatttccaacactccccctcaaatTGGATCATGGATATCAAGAATGCCCAATTTACGTACAAGATTGTGAAAAGCATTACTTCCAAGGATTTTTGTCAACAAATGCAGGTTAAAACTGTTGATGAAGGGGAGACTACGGCACTTGTTTATAATTTCGTTGCTAATGGAAATTTGCAACAGCGTTTCTCAGCTGGTAAATCGACACGTATTCATATGAACTCGCTTTATGGGGATTGACCATCTATAAGCCTAATTCTCCTTTATTGCTcattttcaataaaatttaaagaacTCTGTGGTCACTGAAAACTTTTGGGTGCAGATGTAACTTTACACGTTTTGACTTGGTAGGAGAGACTTCAAATTGCAGTTGATGCAGCACGAGGTAAGcactaaaacaaaaataaaaatgaaatgaaaaattatatatatatatatatataatctagtttcttctcttccagttttcaaaatttaattctgCTCTTGTGTTCATCTTGGAAACATTAATGAAATAGTTATGACTAATGTaagtacatacatatatgtacgtgtgtttttgtgttgAAACACAAAAACGTAGTACATTGCAAGAAAATTGTTAGTAAAATTTTGCAAAACCCAAGGAGAGGTGTCGTATAGCAGTGTAGTTCTGAAGTCCGAGTGTCATATCCACAGAGGGAGgtgtaaagaaaataacagagctgtaaaaaaaaacaattgtgaTTAAGAAGTAGATTTAAATAGgattttattaaagaaaatttaattgattaaaacACTAAGGCACTGGGTTCCACTTTCAACATAAACATGCAATTCATATTAATTTGATCCATAAAAATGATTCCTAAAACCAGCAAAAGAGAATTGGAATTGCTCATATTGCAACAACTCCAACTTGTATTGAATAAACAAAGTTTCACCAACTAGCTGCCAGCCCAcctcttcatttttatttcttctcaTCATCAATTTATCCAACACCACTTTCATTACTTTTGTATTCAATATCATTTCTTTACGTTGAGTGCAACACCTTAAAGCtttcttttgctttaattttcCCTTTTGCTGGTTGTACTCCATTTCTTCTTCACCtttatttgtttggttgcGACACTTGAACGAGCATGTGCTTGTAATTGCTTGCTAGTGGCTGGCCACACTTcatgcttttgttttatttatatcaaTGCCATTATCACTTCTTGCTTGAGTTAATCTTCTatctcttttctttatttgttgcCAATCTCACCAAGGACCTACTAAGAGAAAGTAGTTATTTAATTTCCAATACTTCTATTAGCATAATGCCTAAACTTCTAAAAATCAAACTTTAGCCTAAAgagcttaaaataaaataaattaatgcaCTAACAATTAAATATTTAGGGATAGAAATTGTAATAATTATGTGCTTATCAAAAATCGTAGTGTTAAGATCTTCATTTAGTTAACATGGCTTAAGTAATTTTTGCAGGACTAGATGCAAGCCATCAATAGTACATAGAGATCtaaagacttcaaatatcttgCTAAATGAAAATCTTCACGCCATGATAGCCAATTTCGGTCTTTCTAAAGTTCTTGCAACTGAAAGTGCCACTCATGTATCAACTGACCCTAAAGGAACATTTAGGTACCTTGATCCTCAGTAAGTGTTAATTATGCTCActaaattttccaaatttttaggGAATATTGTTTTATCGATCAGATCCAAATTGTAaccttttcatatatatgatcTGTTGAATTGAGTTATATGTTAGGTAGTCGTTTTCTATAAgcccaaaaccctaaatcctatAGGTATGTATAGTGCTTTATTAGATCAAATTATCCCTAAAACAAGGAATATCTAATTAATTGTTTTCCCTATTCTGCCAGATATTACAACACAGGAAAGTTGAACAAAAAGAGTGATATATACAGCTTTGGGATTGTGTTGCTAGAGCTAATAACTGGTAGAGCAGCAATATTAAGAGACGTAGAAGCTGAACCTATTCACATATGTCGATGGGTGAGTCCAAATTTTGACACTAGGGAAATTGAAAGTATCGTGGATTCAAGAATACAAGGGACCTACAACATTCCTTCTGCATGGAAAGCTCTACAAATTGCCATGGCATGTGTGCCTTTAACAGCAATCCAAAGGCCTGATATAACCTTTATCTATAACGACTTGAAGGAATGTTTGGAAACTGAGATGTCCTCTGGAAGAACACAAATTGTAGGGAACGATGATTTAGCGAACTATATAGATCATCAGCCACCAATTCTGTTCTAGACTTCAAGTATTGGTTTAAGCTCTTCTCCTCACAAATGTTATGCTCCAACCCCCCAAGTTTCTTGCACATTGTTATTTTCACATGAATTTGGCCTCTTGTTTTAGCTCTGTTCTATTATTGGTGTAAGGTCACCCCAAGTTTGTAATTTCAACTTTCTTGcgtacaaaaataaaataaaatatatttaccACTCGGTCATATTCATGTGTTTAAGTCTTCCTCCGTATTTTACAAGCCTTCCGTAGACCCTGTCTTTCAAAAGCAGGCCAAATTAACTACGGAACATACGCACATACAAGACGACCCAAGTCAATTGAGCCCATGCAATTTCCCTTTTGTCAATTTCAATGATTTTCCTGCTCTGTGCTAAAGGCGGATTCcccaataaaatattattaatgaATTTTCGCACGAATTTCCCATTTTACGCAAATCTGAAAGTTCCCTTCATGGTTATCACTTattcaattatttaaaaagaaaaaattgaggaGCATTAGTTTTATGAGAATATGAAAATACGTGTAACAGAAAAGACAATTGCACAATACAATATTGGTTCAACTCAAAATGTGTAGCGGCTAAGCAATTAGTTATTAGTGTAGTGCTATTTCTCTTCCACAATATTTGTTAGCGATGGGGATAAGAAATGGCTCTGGATCCTCAAAAGTTGTCAAGAAAACTAACGAGtgtttgacatatatatatatcacgtCAACAAACTAACAGAGTGTTTGACGGAACCCAACAGCAtagaccatttgtgatcacaCATACTAAACTTGAGGACCAcgaatgacacaaaaaaatattaaggatgcaatctgatagtttcataAACCTTaaggacgttttgtgataataaacctaaaataattgaagaaaaaactcTAGCCCAATTAGCTGTACTGGTATTTTagctctaaaccctaaaataatatgacaaaATTGTACATTTAAAgtgtatagccgttcggctatactattaaaatatattcgaatatttttaAGATATCgtcgtgcggctatactcgtaaaatatattattttagatGTACAGCCGCGCGACTCGTAGTCACATCCATTTCGCTTCTCTATAAGCGCTTCTAAGCTTCAAAGACTCGGTCTtgaacctctctctctctctcaactcaaggttcgatttttttctttcgtttcGGTTGCTGCgttgattggattggattgaacTCTCTCTATGAAAACCATCAAATGTCATTGAGCTATTGAAATCTCCACTATTGTAACAACTTTGATGCTATAAAATCTTAAAATCCTTTGAAGAAACTCTCTTATAATCGTTTTTCcatttaaacaaacaaaaaaaattgcaaaatcagaaacatacGTAAATTGGACGCCATGGTAGCAACGGAGAGAGACTCGAACTTGTAGTTAGGCTGTCTGGGCCGAGCTAGGCGGCCCCTAGGCGGTTTGGGCGGATCTAGGCGGCCCCTAGGCAGTCTGGGCGGATTGGGGCGGCCCCTAGGCGGTCTGGGCGGAGCTAGGCGGCCGCTAGGCGGTCTGGGCGGAGCTAGGCAGCCCCTAGGCGGTCTAGGCGGATCTGGGCGGCCCGTAGGCGGTCTGGGTGGATCTAAGCGGCCTGCGCGGGTCTGGGAGCCAGGGCGGGTCTGCGTTGGTGTTGAGGTCTGCTGCTCTCATAAACCAGAAGTGCCATGTGAAGAACAAGGATATTAGGAAGTTTCTTGATGGGATTTATGTGAGTGAGAAGAGGAGTGATTAGATTTTTGGGATTTATGTCTCAATTGCCAAACTTAAATGTCCTGTAAGttttttgttacttttatATGGGGCAAAACTGCAAATCCTTGGTTACAAACTAAAGCAGGGTGATGGATATAGTGTTTAATTTACTTT
Protein-coding regions in this window:
- the LOC18773812 gene encoding probable LRR receptor-like serine/threonine-protein kinase At4g29180, translating into MIANFGLSKVLATESATHVSTDPKGTFRYLDPQYYNTGKLNKKSDIYSFGIVLLELITGRAAILRDVEAEPIHICRWVSPNFDTREIESIVDSRIQGTYNIPSAWKALQIAMACVPLTAIQRPDITFIYNDLKECLETEMSSGRTQIVGNDDLANYIDHQPPILF